In one Deltaproteobacteria bacterium genomic region, the following are encoded:
- a CDS encoding NADH-quinone oxidoreductase subunit A, translating to MNPYLPVLIVLLLGVGLGGILSGLAHFAGPRKPNRIKEEPYECGVPIVGEKDKMSVKFYLTAILFILFDIETVFLYLWAITFRDLGWFGIAEIIVFLIVLFGGYIYVVKRGALEWD from the coding sequence ATGAACCCGTACCTGCCAGTCCTGATTGTACTGCTGCTCGGTGTCGGCTTGGGCGGTATCCTGAGTGGTCTTGCACACTTTGCAGGCCCGAGGAAACCCAATCGCATCAAGGAAGAACCTTACGAATGCGGTGTGCCGATCGTCGGCGAGAAGGACAAGATGAGCGTGAAGTTTTACCTCACGGCCATCTTGTTCATTCTATTCGATATCGAGACCGTTTTCCTGTATCTCTGGGCCATAACCTTCAGAGACCTGGGGTGGTTCGGCATCGCTGAGATCATTGTCTTCCTGATCGTGCTCTTTGGCGGTTACATCTACGTCGTTAAACGCGGAGCACTGGAATGGGATTGA
- the nuoH gene encoding NADH-quinone oxidoreductase subunit NuoH, whose product MGLNELIALLSSDTAIQIIASVVKILIILVLCLQVPPLMVWAERRAPAMMQRRKGPNRVGLFKFRLYGLLQSAADAIKLIFKEEVVPRGANKVVYHIAPIFGVFTALVVACAIPYGNDLTVFGQKISLSPIRLDVGFLFIFAISSLAVYAVTLAGWASNNKYSLLGSLRASAQMISYEIPLGMSLIPLVVIFGTLDLNKMVIAQSAYPWSWGIVKAPISFLLFLVCMFAETNRAPFDLAEGESELVAGFHTEFNSAKFAAFFLSEYVAMFVLSALAATVFFGGWQTPFIPYDTLLGLVGGMEWLAALAGFICLIIKAAFFLWVYIWVRWTLPRFRYDQLMSLGWKFMLPVGLVNLLVTTLVVAFIEHAGRN is encoded by the coding sequence ATGGGATTGAACGAGCTGATTGCACTTCTGAGTAGTGACACGGCTATTCAAATAATAGCCTCGGTGGTCAAGATTCTGATTATCTTGGTCCTATGCTTGCAAGTCCCTCCGCTTATGGTGTGGGCCGAGCGCCGCGCTCCTGCGATGATGCAGCGGCGGAAGGGTCCAAACCGCGTCGGACTATTTAAATTCAGGTTATACGGGCTCCTACAGTCGGCAGCTGATGCGATAAAACTCATTTTTAAAGAAGAAGTCGTGCCGCGCGGTGCTAATAAAGTGGTCTATCACATTGCGCCGATCTTCGGGGTATTCACAGCTCTGGTAGTCGCTTGCGCGATACCTTATGGCAACGACCTCACCGTTTTTGGACAGAAGATAAGCTTGAGCCCGATCCGGCTCGACGTTGGGTTTCTATTTATTTTCGCCATTTCTAGCCTTGCAGTTTATGCAGTTACACTCGCAGGCTGGGCCAGCAACAACAAGTATTCGCTCCTAGGCTCTCTGCGCGCATCGGCGCAGATGATCAGCTATGAAATTCCACTAGGGATGTCTCTGATTCCATTGGTTGTGATCTTCGGCACCCTCGACCTTAACAAAATGGTGATTGCACAGTCGGCCTATCCATGGTCCTGGGGCATAGTGAAAGCACCGATCTCCTTTCTACTCTTTCTGGTTTGCATGTTCGCTGAAACCAACCGAGCACCTTTTGACCTGGCTGAAGGTGAAAGCGAGTTAGTAGCGGGTTTCCACACAGAATTTAACTCAGCAAAATTTGCGGCTTTCTTCTTGTCCGAATATGTGGCCATGTTTGTTCTGTCAGCTCTGGCAGCTACGGTGTTCTTTGGTGGTTGGCAAACGCCCTTCATCCCCTATGACACGCTACTCGGCCTAGTGGGAGGTATGGAGTGGTTAGCCGCACTTGCTGGTTTTATCTGCCTCATCATTAAAGCAGCATTTTTCCTTTGGGTTTATATTTGGGTTCGGTGGACTCTGCCCCGATTCCGGTATGACCAGCTCATGTCCCTTGGTTGGAAATTCATGTTGCCAGTTGGTCTGGTCAATCTCTTGGTGACAACGCTTGTGGTTGCTTTCATTGAACATGCTGGACGCAACTGA
- a CDS encoding NADH-quinone oxidoreductase subunit J, which translates to MTQELVFLAFAALIALCSMMVILSRNAVVSAIYLVGDLFSLAGLYASMDAHFVAAIQVLVYAGAIVVLFMFVIMLLNLGPDQRQHLQVSAPEVGVLALTIIGFLVVGGMLLLGQPTGVTGPLTAEAIENAGGNTYTVGMVLFTKYLWPFELASMLILLAIIAAIVIAKKEQNKDGDTRRLAHG; encoded by the coding sequence ATGACGCAAGAACTCGTATTTTTAGCTTTCGCTGCACTCATCGCGCTGTGCTCGATGATGGTAATCTTAAGTCGTAATGCCGTTGTCAGTGCAATTTACCTAGTTGGAGATCTCTTTTCCCTAGCTGGTCTTTACGCCTCTATGGACGCTCATTTCGTCGCAGCTATCCAGGTACTGGTTTACGCTGGCGCGATCGTCGTCCTCTTTATGTTTGTGATCATGCTTCTCAACTTGGGACCGGATCAACGGCAGCATTTGCAAGTGTCAGCCCCCGAAGTTGGAGTTTTAGCGCTGACGATTATTGGCTTTCTCGTCGTTGGAGGGATGTTGCTGCTCGGTCAGCCAACCGGTGTGACAGGACCTTTGACTGCGGAGGCAATCGAAAACGCTGGAGGCAACACCTACACCGTAGGTATGGTTCTTTTCACTAAGTACCTATGGCCGTTTGAACTCGCATCCATGCTTATTTTGCTCGCAATTATCGCGGCGATCGTGATCGCCAAGAAAGAGCAAAATAAGGACGGTGACACACGGAGACTGGCACATGGTTAG
- the nuoK gene encoding NADH-quinone oxidoreductase subunit NuoK, with amino-acid sequence MVSIDHYLVLATFMFLCGTLGVLFRRNLLMVLMSIELMLNAVNLVFVSGSRMLGNLDGQVMVFFIITVAACEAGVGLAMVIALFRRYGTVDTNFLRILRG; translated from the coding sequence ATGGTTAGTATTGACCACTACTTGGTTTTAGCTACGTTTATGTTTCTTTGCGGCACTCTTGGCGTGCTTTTTAGACGCAACCTACTCATGGTCCTGATGTCAATTGAACTTATGCTGAACGCAGTTAATTTGGTTTTCGTAAGCGGCTCACGGATGCTTGGGAACCTAGACGGACAGGTCATGGTTTTCTTCATCATTACAGTCGCCGCATGTGAAGCAGGCGTTGGCCTAGCGATGGTGATTGCTTTATTCCGTCGATACGGCACTGTTGATACTAATTTCCTCAGAATTTTACGCGGTTAA
- the nuoL gene encoding NADH-quinone oxidoreductase subunit L has protein sequence MLFWLILFFPLLGAFLNGLVLRKVSPTVSHILGAAALIAAFVCALITYLQFMGAGGEAQVINGMDWIEAGTFKAPFNFILDRLSGMMLLIITGIGSLIHIYAGGYMHEEAATYRFFSYLNLFVFMMLLLVLGDNLLVMFIGWEGVGLCSYLLIGYWYEDDKNAAAGMKAFLVNRIGDIGFLLGIFLTFKYFHTISFSQLKEMVLTASANLSGEQLEAIGWITLALFVGACGKSAQMPLYVWLPDAMAGPTPVSALIHAATMVTAGIYMMTRLNFMFYLAPDTQMVVASVGAITALFAATIALVQYDIKKVLAYSTVSQLGYMVLGCGVGAYSAGVFHLFTHACFKALLFLGAGSVIVAMHHKQDMREMGGLRKYMPITHLVMFVGVLAIIGFPGLSGFFSKDEILWRAWTGGDRYHIQWVLGALAAVCTSFYMVRLLMLTFYGKNRSDHHTQEHLHETSVTMWGPLVVLAVLSAGVGYLNVPHILPFPAPLLFEHYLDPVISIPPSVADYWHHLHAEYPHSLEWGIMGVSVVGMALSSILAIGMYSDGFSKLAHSLGSTLKGAHRVLTHKYYVDEFYDAYFVSPLRDIAQFLWKIVDVVIIDGIVNGVGQACMLIGGLSSFRMSGSLHRHGMVMIVGIVCMLSVLFF, from the coding sequence ATGTTGTTTTGGTTAATTCTCTTCTTCCCTTTACTTGGGGCCTTCCTCAATGGTCTGGTGCTGAGAAAAGTCTCACCAACCGTTTCACACATTCTTGGCGCTGCAGCGCTGATCGCGGCTTTCGTCTGTGCCCTAATAACCTACCTGCAATTCATGGGGGCGGGAGGCGAGGCGCAAGTTATTAACGGTATGGACTGGATTGAAGCTGGGACTTTCAAAGCCCCTTTCAATTTCATCCTAGATCGCCTTTCCGGCATGATGCTGCTGATAATCACTGGAATAGGTAGCCTGATCCACATTTACGCAGGTGGATATATGCATGAAGAAGCCGCGACGTATCGCTTCTTCAGCTATCTGAACCTTTTTGTATTCATGATGTTGCTGTTAGTCCTAGGGGACAACCTTCTCGTAATGTTTATCGGCTGGGAAGGAGTGGGATTATGCTCTTATCTGCTGATCGGATACTGGTACGAGGACGATAAAAATGCCGCAGCGGGCATGAAGGCCTTTCTGGTTAACCGAATCGGCGATATTGGGTTTCTTTTGGGAATCTTTTTAACTTTCAAATACTTTCATACGATCTCTTTCAGCCAGCTCAAAGAAATGGTTCTAACGGCCAGTGCTAATCTAAGTGGTGAGCAGTTGGAGGCTATCGGCTGGATCACCCTGGCGCTCTTCGTAGGAGCCTGCGGCAAGTCAGCTCAGATGCCACTATATGTCTGGTTGCCAGATGCTATGGCAGGCCCAACTCCCGTGTCAGCATTGATTCACGCGGCAACCATGGTGACCGCAGGTATCTACATGATGACCAGACTAAATTTCATGTTCTACCTTGCGCCAGATACGCAAATGGTCGTGGCTAGCGTTGGTGCCATTACGGCACTCTTTGCGGCCACTATCGCACTTGTTCAATACGACATCAAAAAAGTTCTGGCATATTCGACTGTTAGTCAACTTGGTTACATGGTCCTTGGATGCGGGGTCGGTGCCTATAGCGCTGGTGTGTTCCATTTGTTTACGCACGCGTGTTTTAAAGCCCTACTATTCCTAGGGGCAGGTAGCGTCATTGTTGCGATGCATCACAAACAAGACATGCGTGAAATGGGTGGCCTACGGAAGTACATGCCGATCACGCATTTAGTGATGTTTGTTGGTGTCCTGGCTATCATTGGTTTCCCCGGATTGTCCGGGTTCTTCTCTAAAGATGAGATCCTTTGGCGAGCATGGACTGGCGGGGATCGATACCATATCCAATGGGTCCTAGGTGCTCTAGCAGCGGTTTGCACCTCGTTCTACATGGTCCGACTTCTGATGCTCACCTTCTATGGCAAGAATCGCAGCGATCATCACACCCAAGAGCACCTGCATGAGACTAGTGTAACTATGTGGGGTCCACTTGTTGTCTTGGCGGTCCTCAGTGCGGGAGTCGGTTATTTAAACGTGCCGCATATTCTTCCATTCCCAGCACCTCTGTTGTTCGAACACTACTTGGATCCCGTCATCAGCATACCGCCATCCGTTGCTGATTACTGGCATCACTTGCATGCGGAATACCCTCACTCTCTTGAGTGGGGGATTATGGGAGTCTCTGTAGTCGGGATGGCTTTGTCCTCGATTTTAGCCATCGGTATGTACAGTGACGGATTTAGTAAACTTGCCCACTCCCTGGGATCAACTCTCAAGGGTGCACATAGAGTCCTCACTCACAAATATTATGTCGATGAGTTTTACGACGCCTACTTCGTTTCTCCACTGCGCGACATAGCCCAATTTCTCTGGAAAATAGTCGATGTCGTTATCATTGACGGTATCGTCAATGGAGTTGGCCAAGCCTGCATGCTGATCGGCGGCCTAAGCAGCTTTCGCATGTCTGGAAGCCTACATCGTCATGGCATGGTAATGATCGTTGGCATTGTCTGTATGCTGTCCGTGTTGTTTTTCTGA
- a CDS encoding NADH-quinone oxidoreductase subunit M, with protein MDFLNSHILSITTFVPLLTAITVLLSPKLAIARWVSMGGSILAFLASLHVWFYFDPQTAGLQFTEMHDWMPSFGIRYIMGVDGLNLLLIMLTTFLTPLILLSVWHVDDKKQKAFLSLFMTLECGMLGSLVAFDLVFFYVFWEAMLIPMYFIIGLWGGKNRIYATTKFIIYTFVGSLLMLAAMIVLYVLHFQQTGIYTTNLLDLYGTSAEYSTQMWLFAAFALAFAIKVPMFPFHTWLPDAHTEAPTSGSVILAGVLLKLGTYGLVRFAIPLFPQATATFAPVMVALGVIGIIYGALTAWMQKDAKKMVAYSSVSHLGFVVIGSVAVVSGGAALSAEALTGAVYQQINHGISTGALFFLVGCIYDRRHTRMLADFGGIAKVMPWFAVMLIVATLSSVGLPGTGGFVGEFLILLGTFLSSPLAGATAALGVLLGAVYMLTLCRKILFGPLDNEENKTLEDLSPREFAYLTPLAVLAVVMGVFPNLFLDKVRPSIENLANNFRNYKIVAEAPLGSEYLLGADQKETGR; from the coding sequence ATGGACTTTCTCAATTCTCACATTTTGTCGATCACGACGTTCGTTCCCTTGCTGACTGCGATTACTGTGCTCTTGAGTCCCAAGCTTGCGATCGCAAGATGGGTTTCAATGGGTGGCTCGATTTTAGCTTTCCTTGCCAGTCTGCATGTTTGGTTTTATTTCGACCCTCAAACAGCGGGACTTCAATTTACCGAAATGCATGATTGGATGCCCAGTTTTGGCATCCGCTACATTATGGGGGTAGATGGGCTTAATCTTCTTCTGATTATGCTGACCACCTTCCTGACACCATTGATCTTACTGAGTGTTTGGCACGTAGATGATAAAAAGCAAAAAGCGTTCTTATCGTTGTTTATGACTCTCGAGTGCGGCATGCTCGGGTCTCTGGTCGCCTTTGATTTGGTCTTCTTCTACGTCTTTTGGGAAGCGATGCTAATCCCGATGTACTTCATCATCGGTCTTTGGGGCGGAAAGAATCGCATTTACGCAACGACGAAATTCATCATTTATACCTTCGTAGGCTCGCTACTCATGCTAGCAGCTATGATTGTGCTTTATGTGCTGCACTTTCAGCAGACTGGCATTTATACCACCAACCTGCTTGACCTTTATGGCACTAGCGCTGAGTACAGCACGCAAATGTGGCTTTTTGCTGCCTTTGCGCTCGCCTTTGCCATCAAGGTGCCTATGTTTCCCTTCCACACTTGGTTGCCCGATGCGCATACCGAGGCCCCTACCAGCGGATCTGTGATCCTGGCCGGCGTTCTGTTAAAACTCGGTACTTACGGATTAGTACGATTTGCAATCCCTCTTTTCCCCCAGGCAACTGCCACCTTTGCTCCCGTCATGGTCGCACTTGGGGTGATCGGCATCATTTACGGGGCACTTACAGCGTGGATGCAGAAAGACGCGAAGAAGATGGTCGCATACTCTTCAGTCTCGCACCTTGGCTTTGTCGTGATTGGTTCGGTTGCTGTCGTCAGCGGCGGAGCTGCCTTATCTGCTGAGGCGCTGACCGGAGCCGTTTATCAGCAGATCAACCACGGGATCAGCACCGGAGCCCTGTTCTTCCTAGTTGGATGTATCTACGATCGCCGCCACACCAGGATGCTGGCCGATTTTGGCGGTATTGCCAAAGTGATGCCATGGTTTGCTGTCATGCTCATCGTTGCTACCCTCAGCTCGGTTGGTCTTCCTGGCACCGGTGGCTTTGTTGGTGAGTTTCTCATCCTGTTGGGTACTTTCTTATCGTCACCGCTCGCTGGCGCTACGGCGGCACTTGGAGTGCTGCTCGGCGCTGTATATATGCTGACACTTTGCCGAAAGATCCTCTTCGGACCGCTTGATAATGAAGAGAACAAAACCCTTGAGGACCTCAGTCCCCGAGAGTTTGCTTATCTTACTCCACTTGCTGTCTTGGCCGTGGTGATGGGCGTATTCCCTAACCTGTTCCTGGATAAAGTCCGCCCTTCTATTGAAAATTTGGCAAACAACTTTCGGAATTACAAAATTGTCGCTGAAGCACCGCTTGGATCTGAATATCTACTCGGAGCAGATCAAAAGGAGACGGGACGTTGA